A genomic segment from Aspergillus puulaauensis MK2 DNA, chromosome 1, nearly complete sequence encodes:
- a CDS encoding cupin domain-containing protein (COG:S;~EggNog:ENOG410PP8H;~InterPro:IPR014710,IPR010424,IPR011051;~PFAM:PF05899): MPTPMVYHAKAQSTYKPPLIANENAFLGDVDSSDSYNPDKPISAGFYRLEKGTPLTYEYSYDEMKIILEGEYEISDETGQKVTALPGDVFHFPKGSKITFTTPSYGLAFFTGQRAKGVL; the protein is encoded by the exons ATGCCGACTCCTATGGTTTACCATGCCAAAGCGCAATCCACTTACAAGCCTCCTCTCATTGCGAACGAGAATGCCTTCCTGGGTGATGTTGACTCAAG CGACTCATACAACCCGGACAAGCCTATCTCCGCTGGCTTCTACCGTCTCGAAAAGGGAACGCCGCTTACCTACGAGTACAGCTACGACGAGATGAAGATTATCCTCGAGGGGGAGTACGAGATCTCGGACGAGACAGGACAGAAGGTGACGGCATTGCCGGGTGATGTGTTCCATTTCCCCAAGGGATCGAAGATCACCTTTACAACGCCATCGTATGGGCTGGCATTTTTC ACTGGACAGCGAGCCAAGGGGGTTCTCTAA
- a CDS encoding putative GPI anchored protein (COG:O;~EggNog:ENOG410PWXE;~SECRETED:SignalP(1-28)), with protein MKFLIFPPALLASLTAAHFTINYPPSRGTDEKTQSEFPCGGFSQPSSRTMISLSSPRFPISVDLGHDQTAVRFLLAVGSAPGTNYNITLSKTFRVEGLGEFCVPDVTLSEDALGRKLEDGLDMTLQVQANGHPDGGLYACADLQLTTENIPGPSKSTCKNNTGITAVPFTGAAADRNANVSTPEGNSQGGEDTKNKGESHAPFLTGGAVLQAASWGVLGVSVLGSLAI; from the exons ATGAAATTTCTTATCTTCCCCCCGGCACTTCTGGCGTCTCTCACTGCCGCCCATTTCACCATCAACTACCCTCCCTCCCGGGGCACCGATGAAAAGACTCAGTCCGAATTTCCCTGTGGGGGATTCTCTCAACCCTCCAGCCGCACCATgatctctctctcctcacCCAGATTCCCCATTTCGGTGGATCTGGGCCATGACCAAACAGCCGTTCGGTTCCTCCTTGCCGTAGGCTCAGCCCCAGGCACGAACTACAACATCACCCTCAGCAAGACCTTCCGGGTGGAAGGACTGGGTGAATTCTGCGTACCTGATGTGACTCTCTCCGAAGATGCACTGGGAAGAAAGCTCGAGGACGGGTTGGATATGACGTTGCAAGTACAGGCAAATGGACATCCTGACGGGGGCTTGTATGCT TGTGCCGATCTCCAACTCACTACGGAAAATATCCCTGGTCCATCCAAGTCCACATGCAAGAATAACACTGGCATTACTGCTGTCCCTTTCACTGGCGCCGCGGCAGACCGAAATGCCAACGTCTCGACTCCAGAGGGAAACTCGCAGGGTGGTGAGGATACCAAAAATAAGGGTGAGTCGCATGCTCCCTTTTTGACTGGTGGAGCGGTGTTGCAGGCGGCTTCTTGGGGCGTTTTGGGCGTTTCGGTTCTTGGGTCACTGGCGATTTGA
- a CDS encoding palmitoyl-(protein) hydrolase (COG:I;~EggNog:ENOG410PPHI;~InterPro:IPR003140,IPR029058;~MEROPS:MER0200434;~PFAM:PF02230,PF03959;~go_function: GO:0016787 - hydrolase activity [Evidence IEA]), translating to MSRAPFIVPALKKHTATVIMAHGLGDSGAGWVSLAHNWRRRGMFDEVTFIFPNAPAIPITVNFGMSMPGWYDITKLGRDLDFEEAIKHQDEPGVLKSRDYFNTLIKEQIEQGIKPSRIVLGGFSQGGAMSVFSGITGQEKLGGVFGLSSYMLLSDRIKNYIPAEFPNKKTPFFFAHGTDDDIVPHEFGKLSAAMGKELGLEDVTFKSYKYLTHSADPAEIEDLEAFLNKTIPAESEGNL from the exons ATGTCTCGCGCACCTTTCATCGTCCCCGCGCTGAAAAAGCACACCGCCACGGTGATCATGGCCCACGGTTTGGGTGACAG TGGTGCAGGATG GGTCTCCCTCGCTCACAACTGGCGCCGACGGGGCATGTTCGACGAAGTCACTTTTATCTTTCCCAATGCGCCTGCGATTCCGATTACAGTG AACTTTGGAATGTCAATGCCCGGCTGGTACGATATCACCAAGCTTGGCCGTGAT CTCGACTTCGAAGAAGCCATTAAACACCAAGACGAGCCCGGTGTCCTCAAGTCCCGAGACTACTTCAACACGCTCATCAAAGAGCAGATCGAGCAAGGCATCAAGCCATCGCGGATCGTGCTCGGCGGTTTCTCACAAGGTGGCGCGATGTCTGTGTTCTCCGGAATCACGGGACAGGAGAAGCTAGGTGGTGTTTTTGGTCTGTCGAGCTACATGCTACTGAGCGACCGGATTAAGAATTACATCCCAGCCGAATTCCCGAATAAGAAGACGCCGTTCTTCTTTGCACACGGTACTGATGATGACATTGTGCCGCATGAGTTTGGGAAGCTCTCGGCTGCGATGGGCAAGGAGTTGGGACTTGAGGATGTTACGTTCAAGTCTTATAA GTACCTCACGCACTCTGCGGATCCAGCAGAGATTGAAGACTTGGAAGCGTTCCTTAACAAGACGATTCCTGCCGAGAGCGAGGGCAACTTATGA
- a CDS encoding serine/threonine-protein kinase (BUSCO:EOG09261AMX;~COG:T;~EggNog:ENOG410PI9E;~InterPro:IPR017441,IPR008271,IPR000961,IPR000719, IPR011009;~PFAM:PF07714,PF00069;~go_function: GO:0004672 - protein kinase activity [Evidence IEA];~go_function: GO:0004674 - protein serine/threonine kinase activity [Evidence IEA];~go_function: GO:0005524 - ATP binding [Evidence IEA];~go_process: GO:0006468 - protein phosphorylation [Evidence IEA]), whose translation MALDFDSKDRSGFRLPHPPPLLHTRSGNEAYDRPSTPREDGFTSPIQTPQGSPSKNRMPPGAFDLPNVFDKALKLQPSSPTKNTHNHFNHPMFSKSNQSGESLNESVIRPASPTRKSNKENTPPNSGRLGKDLGPNPAAAALSRQEQYQSKDLESVQRRQVPMRGLTPEELEKLQDPRVKRLVNVTQLYFLDHYFDLLSYVHNRQTRHSQFRAANPEPPASPVEEYEPALSKYLGRERAHLRKRRTRLRQGDFQILTQVGQGGYGQVYLASKKDTKEVCALKVMSKKLLFKLDEIRHILTERDILTAAKSDWLVKLLYAFQDDTQIYLAMEFVPGGDFRTLLNNTGVLHNRHARFYVAEMFCCIDALHALGYIHRDLKPENFLIDSTGHVKLTDFGLAAGMLNPGKIESMRVKLEEVGKTPVPFGRPMEQRTMAERRQGYRSLRERQVNYAKSIVGSPDYMAPEVLKGDQYDFTVDYWSLGCMLFEALAGYPPFAGATVDETWQNLKNWKKVLRKPVYEDPNYFLSKRTWDLITRLVASKDYRFKNIHEIHEHEYFHEVDFTHLREQRPPFVPELDSETDAGYFDDFGNEADMAKYKEVHDKQRALEEMAERDDKMSKGLFVGFTFRHRKPNIEGTGRLSPRKPIATDGTFGTMF comes from the exons ATGGCGCTCGACTTCGACTCCAAAGATCGCTCCGGCTTTCgtctccctcatcctcctccgcttttGCATACCCGCTCCGGAAATGAGGCTTACGATCGCCCCTCAACGCCCCGCGAAGATGGATTCACCAGTCCTATCCAGACACCGCAAGGAAGCCCAAGCAAGAATCGCATGCCTCCTGGAGCTTTCGATCTCCCGAATGTTTTCGACAAGGCGCTGAAACTGCAACCCTCTTCTCCGACTAAAAATACCCACAACCACTTCAACCATCCTATGttctccaagtccaaccAAAGTGGCGAGTCACTCAATGAGAGTGTCATTCGCCCAGCGAGCCCAACCCGCAAATCAAACAAGGAAAACACCCCTCCAAATTCAGGTCGCCTAGGGAAGGACCTCGGACCCAATCCTGCTGCCGCGGCGCTTTCTCGTCAAGAGCAATACCAGTCTAAGGACCTGGAAAGCGTTCAAAGGCGCCAGGTGCCGATGCGGGGCTTGACCCCAGAGGAACTCGAAAAGCTTCAGGATCCTCGAGTTAAACGACTGGTCAATGTGACCCAACTTT ATTTCCTCGATCACTACTTTGATCTACTCAGCTACGTTCACAACCGCCAAACCCGCCATTCCCAGTTTCGTGCCGCGAACCCTGAACCCCCCGCAAGTCCGGTGGAAGAGTACGAGCCCGCCCTGTCGAAATATTTGGGTCGGGAGCGGGCCCACCTCCGCAAGCGTCGTACCAGACTTAGACAGGGTGATTTCCAGATTTTGACTCAAGTTGGTCAGGGTGGGTACGGACAGGTATATTTAGCATCGAAGAAAGACACAAAAGAGGTGTGCGCCCTGAAAGTCATGAGCAAGAAGTTGCTGTTCAAGTTGGACGAGATTCGGCATATTCTCACTGAGCGCGACATATTGACAGCGGCCAAGAGCGATTGGCTCGTGAAACTACTGTATGCTTTCCAAGATGACACTCAGATCTACCTTGCGATGGAATTTGTGCCGGGGGGTGATTTCCGAACGCTGCTAAACAACACTGGTGTGCTGCACAACCGACACGCTCGATTCTACGTTGCGGAAATGTTCTGCTGCATCGATGCGCTGCACGCCCTCGGGTATATTCATCGTGATCTGAAGCCCGAAAACTTCCTCATTGACTCGACTGGACATGTCAAATTGACCGACTTCGGTCTTGCAGCGGGTATGTTAAATCCCGGCAAGATTGAATCCATGCGAGTGAAATTGGAAGAAGTTGGCAAAACTCCAGTGCCATTTGGCCGCCCGATGGAACAGCGTACGATGGCCGAGCGTCGCCAAGGGTATCGCAGTTTGCGGGAACGCCAGGTAAACTACGCAAAGTCTATCGTCGGATCGCCCGACTACATGGCACCCGAAGTGCTCAAGGGTGATCAATACGATTTCACCGTCGACTACTGGAGTTTGGGATGTATGCTTTTTGAAGCCTTAGCGGGCTACCCACCATTTGCTGGTGCAACAGTGGATGAAACCTGGCAGAACCTCAAGAACTGGAAAAAGGTGCTCCGGAAGCCTGTGTACGAAGATCCGAACTACTTTTTATCCAAACGAACATGGGACTTGATCACGAGATTGGTGGCATCAAAAGATTACCGATTTAAGAACATTCACGAAATTCATGAACACGAATACTTCCACGAAGTTGATTTCACTCACCTGCGCGAGCAGCGCCCGCCATTTGTGCCCGAGCTGGATTCGGAAACGGACGCTGGCTACTTCGACGACTTTGGCAACGAGGCCGACATGGCTAAATACAAGGAAGTGCACGACAAGCAGCGTGCCTtggaggaaatggcagaACGTGACGACAAGATGAGCAAGGGATTGTTTGTAGGATTCACATTCAG ACATCGCAAGCCTAACATTGAAGGGACTGGCCGTCTTTCTCCTCGCAAACCCATTGCGACGGATGGAACCTTTGGCACGATGTTCTAA
- a CDS encoding uncharacterized protein (COG:S;~EggNog:ENOG410PQYA;~InterPro:IPR012882,IPR036249,IPR006660;~PFAM:PF07955;~go_component: GO:0005739 - mitochondrion [Evidence IEA];~go_function: GO:0016491 - oxidoreductase activity [Evidence IEA];~go_process: GO:0055114 - oxidation-reduction process [Evidence IEA]), with protein MVFRFAKTLDPITLFHTPSIQSSSKAYNILKAASAAASEASTPIGRGEFQLEVTTAPPTTDQLRNILEYATGDPSSGGKAGGPTYAVSEIVQGARDAEDALKKFKEDSGRFVRPVTVDWTNGQAVVGDEESAILKMVRQANE; from the exons ATGGTTTTCCGATTC GCCAAAACCCTCGACCCCATAACCCTCTTCCATACCCCCTCCATCCAATCCTCCAGCAAAGCCTACAACATCCTCAAAGCTGCGTCCGCCGCGGCAAGCGAAGCCTCAACCCCAATCGGCCGAGGCGAGTTCCAGCTCGAAGTCACCACCGCCCCGCCAACAACAGACCAGCTGCGCAACATCCTGGAGTACGCTACAGGGGATCCGAGTTCGGGCGGCAAAGCGGGCGGTCCGACGTATGCGGTTTCGGAGATTGTGCAGGGCGCGAGAGATGCCGAGGATGCGCTGAAGAAGTTTAAGGAGGACAGTGGGCGGTTTGTGAGGCCTGTAACGGTGGATTGGACGAATGGGCAGGCAGTTGTTGGGGACGAGGAGAGTGCGATTTTGAAGATGGTTAGACAGGCGAATGAGTAG
- a CDS encoding uncharacterized protein (COG:S;~EggNog:ENOG410PR5Z;~InterPro:IPR023213,IPR010828;~PFAM:PF07247), whose translation MTTATDNFERLRAVGLSEKYSTSRHPLGFYLNVAFSANYTIPDTFTLPLKDYVYKAAETLINLHPILSAIPLGEDTKDPYWVRLTEIDLSQPISFQKAAQTLSLDENDSELKSVLETQHGIGFTAPSPFWRLLILTEDDESRRFTAVFVYHHALGDGTSGKTFHRAFLQALRGAASLQPDEAKQVVTSPKMPLLPNLEAVHPLPISLPYILRIAFKEWVYSKPDPKLWAGGPFQVPLKTNIHFLVLTAAQTSALVKVCREHSTTLTCALHTAIARSIFAHVPEKFTRVAGSIPITQRPWLPDTITEDSMGVYVQELGETFSRKAVTEKTFPWSEAQRVRESVKKEVALKSKNTSVGLFKYVKDYRKDLCESKIGKERRSTFELSSLGATKAENTGDSSIPQMGRVIFTQCASVTGAALAFSVITGLDGCLTLGISWQQNVVDGDIVQAVIDTLKKELHQISA comes from the exons ATGACTACAGCCACAGATAACTTTGAAAGACTGCGTGCAGTCG GCCTCTCGGAGAAATACTCCACCTCGCGGCATCCCCTGGGTTTCTATCTAAACGTTGCTTTTTCGGCAAATTATACCATCCCGGACACATTCACCCTCCCTCTCAAGGACTACGTCTACAAGGCGGCTGAGACATTGATCAATCTGCATCCCATACTCTCTGCAATTCCTCTAGGCGAAGACACCAAGGATCCTTACTGGGTGCGACTCACAGAGATCGATCTTAGCCAACCAATTTCCTTTCAAAAGGCTGCGCAGACCTTGTCGCTAGACGAAAATGACAGCGAACTGAAGTCTGTTCTTGAAACCCAACATGGCATCGGTTTCACGGCGCCATCGCCGTTCTGGCGGCTTCTCATCTTGACGGAGGATGATGAATCTAGACGTTTTACTGCAGTATTTGTGTACCACCATGCGCTCGGCGACGGCACCTCCGGCAAGACATTCCATCGGGCGTTTCTACAGGCTTTACGTGGAGCTGCATCTTTACAGCCGGACGAAGCTAAACAAGTGGTCACCTCACCAAAGATGCCCCTCTTACCCAACCTAGAAGCCGTCCATCCACTTCCCATCTCTCTCCCCTACATTCTCAGGATCGCATTCAAGGAATGGGTCTATTCCAAGCCAGATCCCAAACTATGGGCAGGCGGCCCATTCCAGGTTCCGCTGAAGACAAATATCCATTTCCTTGTCTTAACAGCCGCTCAGACATCAGCTCTCGTCAAGGTGTGCCGCGAACACAGCACAACACTCACCTGTGCACTCCACACGGCCATCGCTCGCTCGATCTTCGCTCATGTTCCCGAGAAATTCACTCGTGTGGCGGGTAGCATACCCATCACTCAACGTCCTTGGCTTCCAGATACAATCACGGAAGATTCAATGGGTGTTTATGTGCAGGAGCTCGGGGAGACCTTTTCGCGCAAGGCAGTGACTGAGAAGACTTTCCCATGGAGCGAAGCCCAGCGGGTCCGGGAATCGGTCAAGAAGGAGGTTGCTCTGAAGAGTAAGAACACTTCTGTCGGTCTTTTCAAATACGTCAAAGACTACCGTAAGGATTTGTGCGAGTCCAAAATTGGCAAAGAGAGAAGATCGACGTTTGAATTGTCTAGTCTTGGTGCTACGAAGGCGGAGAATACGGGTGACTCGTCAATTCCGCAGATGGGTAGGGTTATCTTCACTCAATGTGCGAGTGTAACAGGTGCTGCTCTTGCGTTCTCTGTCATAACTGGCCTGGATGGGTGTTTGACGTTGGGAATCTCGTGGCAACAGAATGTTGTGGACGGTGATATAGTGCAAGCTGTGATCGATACGCTCAAGAAGGAGCTGCACCAGATTTCTGCCTGA
- a CDS encoding ferric reductase family protein (COG:P,Q;~EggNog:ENOG410PHKD;~InterPro:IPR013112,IPR017927,IPR013130,IPR013121, IPR017938,IPR039261;~PFAM:PF08022,PF01794,PF08030;~TransMembrane:7 (o22-40i92-118o138-159i171-190o205-223i235-255o261-280i);~go_function: GO:0016491 - oxidoreductase activity [Evidence IEA];~go_process: GO:0055114 - oxidation-reduction process [Evidence IEA]), whose translation MNMSNNSEVAKVMINPFFLQRIYWGCTACLIAIAAFANLINRFLEFQRLRDESPTPSKPKSVFFRAYATLTAIARDSRHLTPRPVPLFGRRFYIAPVLQWSFVMVHLASMAVTCFYGLNTQDQWEWEEVGYRTGFITIAQMPLVFILAGRENIIGFLVGVDYQSLNWFHRWLARTLWICATIHMGFWFRSWGRYDYLVHQLRNEYYSQCGFAAWFILTFIMISSVRPIRRLGYEFFVLQHLVMFIGFTVAVWLHIDEDVRTSLWMSIGFLVFDRVVRYVWATYINLSVFHKTTGMSHGLWTHHASFTPLSGNVTRVTIQSPGARWKPGQHMFLTCHSIAPLQSHPFTIASIPEDQRIEFLIRAEKGATKRFWEYAVQKNDLGAADTGGSNENHCTVFLEGPYGAHRSLRQFDSVILFAGGMGATFTMPLLRDMVARWKKASEQGDKPHLDVTRHIHFVWIIRSLEFYSWFESELTSVFEDMEICRRDAQDVVQDLELSIYITGPRAAEMEQALANGGLLRSARTPPKARLVSNVGEKRETADEHAIPPHSASPTNERFATTKNEQRPFIPQQMTLGGGRPSVARTIRTSLEKAEGESAVVVCGPPSLSDEVRRSVLYLSNERAVHKGTGAQGIYLHVETFGL comes from the exons ATGAATATGAGCAACAATTCGGAGGTTGCTAAGGTCATGATTAACCCATTTTTCCTCCAGAGGATCTACTGGGGCTGCACCGCCTGCTTAATCGCAATCGCAGCTTTCGCCAACTTGATTAACCGCTTCCTGGAATTCCAGAG actTCGAGACGAATCCCCTACTCCATCGAAACCGAAATCAGTATTCTTTCGTGCGTATGCCACTTTGACGGCAATAGCCCGCGACTCAAGACACTTAACTCCACGGCCAGTACCGCTGTTTGGTCGTAGATTTTACATTGCGCCAGTTTTACAATGGTCGTTCGTTATGGTTCATCTCGCCTCGATGGCTGTGACGTGCTTCTACGGCCTGAATACCCAGGACCAGTGGGAATGGGAGGAGGTGGGCTATCGCACGGGGTTTATCACAATCGCCCAAATGCCCTTGGTGTTCATTCTAGCCGGAAGAGAGAACATTATAGGGTTTCTAGTTGGCGTGGACTACCAGAGTCTGAACTGGTTTCATCGATGGCTGGCACGAACTCTTTGGATATGTGCGACGATCCATATGGGCTTCTGGTTTCGGAGCTGGGGAAGGTATGATTATCTCGTTCACCAACTGAGAAACGAATACTACTCCCAATGTGGGTTTGCTGCCTGGTTCATCCTAACATTCATTATGATCTCTTCTGTGAGGCCTATCCGTCGGCTGGGATATGAGTTCTTCGTTCTACAGCACCTTGTGATGTTCATCGGCTTCACGGTTGCGGTTTGGCTCCATATAGATGAAGATGTTAGGACATCGCTTTGGATGTCCATTgggtttcttgtttttgatCGCGTGGTGCGGTATGTTTGGGCGACTTATATCAATCTGTCGGTGTTCCATAAAACCACTGGAATGTCGCACGGTCTCTGGACGCATCATGCATCTTTCACTCCGCTGTCTGGAAACGTCACCCGAGTCACTATCCAAAGCCCAGGAGCCCGATGGAAACCTGGTCAACATATGTTCCTTACTTGCCATTCAATCGCACCGTTACAAAGTCACCCATTCACTATCGCCTCGATTCCCGAAGACCAGAGGATCGAATTCCTCATTCGGGCTGAGAAGGGCGCCACGAAACGCTTCTGGGAATATGCGGTGCAAAAAAACGACCTCGGAGCGGCAGACACCGGCGGCTCAAATGAGAATCATTGCACCGTATTCCTTGAAGGACCATATGGAGCACACCGCTCCCTTCGACAATTCGATAGCGTGATCCTTTTTGCAGGCGGCATGGGGGCTACCTTCACGATGCCGCTTCTCCGGGATATGGTTGCACGATGGAAAAAAGCGTCTGAGCAAGGTGACAAGCCACACCTGGATGTGACAAGGCATATTCACTTTGTGTGGATTATCAGGTCACTTGAGTTTTATAGTTGGTTTGAATCTGAGCTAACATCCGTGTTTGAGGACATGGAAATTTGTCGACGCGATGCACAAGATGTGGTACAAGATCTCGAGCTGAGCATATACATCACTGGTCCCCgtgcggcggagatggaacAGGCCCTAGCAAACGGGGGTCTACTAAGGTCCGCTCGAACCCCGCCAAAAGCAAGGCTGGTATCAAATGTCGGCGAAAAGAGAGAAACAGCTGACGAACATGCCATCCCTCCTCATTCTGCTTCCCCAACGAATGAGAGATTCGCAACCACCAAGAACGAACAGCGACCTTTCATCCCCCAACAGATGACGCTGGGCGGTGGACGTCCATCAGTGGCTAGAACAATCCGTACGAGCCTCGAAAAGGCCGAAGGAGAGAGCGCCGTAGTCGTCTGCGGTCCCCCCAGTCTGTCAGACGAAGTTCGCCGCAGCGTCCTTTATCTTAGCAATGAACGGGCCGTGCATAAGGGCACGGGTGCGCAGGGGATATACCTCCACGTGGAGACATTTGGATTGTAG
- a CDS encoding uncharacterized protein (COG:S;~EggNog:ENOG410PYGQ;~InterPro:IPR005645,IPR029058;~PFAM:PF03959) produces the protein MRFLCLHGASTSGEIFEIQSGGLVQPLEEQGHKFHFINGRINSECEPELRGIASPPFFNHYPRDMPPGPDLLNAIEYTLRIIDREGPFDAVMGFSQGAALTYSLLDHHVQKNGAFAAPLFKAAVFICGGAPYVLDGKEFVSSPGDDGKKEYRVTIPTAHIVGRQDPLYPQSMKLFGLCEPGKSEVYDHGSKHMIPFDLSNNDAMVGIIERVIERASKEK, from the exons ATCTTCGAGATCCAATCCG GTGGCCTCGTCCAACCCCTCGAAGAGCAAGGTCACAAATTCCACTTCATCAACGGCCGAATAAACTCCGAGTGCGAACCTG AACTAAGAGGTATTGCCTCAccccccttcttcaaccactaCCCGCGGGACATGCCCCCAGGCCCAGACCTGCTCAACGCAATTGAATACACCCTACGCATAATCGACCGCGAGGGGCCGTTCGACGCCGTAATGGGGTTTTCACAGGGTGCCGCCCTCACATACTCACTACTTGATCACCACGTGCAGAAGAACGGCGCGTTCGCGGCGCCGCTGTTTAAGGCGGCTGTGTTTATATGTGGCGGTGCGCCGTATGTGCTTGACGGGAAGGAGTTTGTTAGCTCGCCTGGCGACGACGGGAAGAAAGAGTACCGGGTGACGATTCCGACGGCACATATTGTAGGACGGCAGGATCCGTTGTACCCGCAGTCGATGAAGCTGTTTGGGCTTTGCGAGCCTGGGAAGTCGGAAGTTTACGACCATGGGTCAAAGCATATGATCCCGTTCGACCTGAGCAATAATGATGCGATGGTGGGGATTATTGAGAGGGTTATCGAGAGAGCGTCCAAAGAGAAGTAG
- a CDS encoding copper transporter family protein (COG:P;~EggNog:ENOG410PQ4J;~InterPro:IPR007274;~PFAM:PF04145;~TransMembrane:3 (o40-60i133-149o155-176i);~go_component: GO:0016021 - integral component of membrane [Evidence IEA];~go_function: GO:0005375 - copper ion transmembrane transporter activity [Evidence IEA];~go_process: GO:0035434 - copper ion transmembrane transport [Evidence IEA]), which translates to MDMNTMDHEETVVSHSVIFTTSHNSPLFSKGWSPSSNGSYAGTCIFLVILAIIARCLVAFKAYMEQRWMYAYLRRRYVVVAGRPSEAGRIEADPDTKIGKLITAEGVEESVKVVYRNTYEAPPWRLSVDLPRALIYLCITGVTYLLMLAVMTTNIGYFCSILGGSFLGELVVGRFVQWNEQGH; encoded by the exons ATGGACATGAATACGATGGATCATGAGGAAACTGTGGTGAGCCACTCAGTTATCTTCACCACCTCCCACAACTCTCCTCTATTTTCCAAGGGATGGTCCCCTTCATCCAACGGCTCCTATGCGGGCACTTGCATCTTTCTggtcatcctcgccatcatcgcccgCTGTCTTGTTGCATTCAAAGCGTACATGGAGCAGCGTTGGATGTACGCCTATCTCAGGCGTCGTTACGTGGTCGTCGCAGGCAGGCCCTCCGAAGCCGGCCGCATTGAAGCAGATCCAGACACAAAGATAGGAAAGCTCATTACCGCTGAAGGCGTCGAGGAGTCAGTCAAAGTGGTTTATCGCAATACTTACGAGGCTCCGCCCTGGCGGCTCAGTGTGGATCTCCCTCGGGCTCTTATTTATCTCTGTATCACAGGGGTTACTTATCTACT GATGTTGGCTGTTATGACGACGAACATTGGATACTTTTGCTCTATTCTTGGTGGGTCTTTTCTTGGGGAACTTGTCGTGGGACGGTTCGTTCAATGGAACGAACAAGGGCATTGA